AGCAGCCACACCTCGTAGCCGGGACCGGTGCTCAGGCGGTGGTACCAGCGGCTGGCGGCGTCGTACTCGACGAGTGCGGCCCACCGCGCGCGGTCGGCGGCGATGGCACGGGCCAGACCGGCGAATTCGGCCACGGTGGCGGGGTGCTCACGGGCGGGCTGGAGGAGGTGCGGCACCTCAAGGAGATCGCCCGCGATTTGAAGGTCGCTGTCGCTGTTCATGGGTGTGGAGGTTCCTCGGCAGAAGGCGTGCGTGGGGGCGCGAAGCACGTGCGCGAAAAAGGGCGGAGAAGGAGATGTACGGCCGGAGCTTCAGTGGCTCAACAGCACGGACAACAGGAACAGCAACAGCGGGTCTGGACAGCAGTGCGGAATCCACGGGTGTGGGTCGCGTACGTCGCTGAGGTGACCGGCATGCGTTCAAAGGTGGCGGGAACGGTTCCCACTTGTCAACTCAATGACCGATTTGGCGGCAATGTTTCACCTCATCCGGTTACTGAGTCGGGGGAAAGGTTTGTGCGGCCGCTGACGGGGAGACATGGCGCAGCAGTCGGGCTCGCAAACACCGTCACGCTCTCGTGACCGGACTGTGATTCGAATCGCTTCCGTGGCTGGATCGCAACATCGATACGGCCCCCGACGTCTCCCTCGGGGAGGGGTGGATGCGAGCAGGCCGGTGGCATGTGTCAGGTTTTTGGTGATTTGAACACTTTCCGCATAGCCTTGGTTCCGCAGAGTGAATACCGGGACCAATAGCAGATCTCGGCTTGACTGGCTTGTATCCGCACACTTGTAATTTCACTCGTGTCGTTCGGCCGAAAACGGTAGCGGCCGCAGGCACGGGGACGTAAAGACAGACGAGGGGCGCACATGACCGAGCTGTTCGAACAACTGCTGGTCGAGGACGCGGACGAGGAACTCGGCTGGCAGGAGCGCGCGTTGTGCGCCCAGACCGATCCCGAGTCCTTCTTCCCCGAGAAGGGCGGCTCCACCCGGGAGGCGAAGAAGGTCTGTCTCGCCTGTGAGGTCCGCTCCGAATGCCTGGAGTACGCCCTCGCCAACGACGAGAGGTTCGGCATCTGGGGCGGTCTGTCCGAGCGTGAACGCCGGCGTCTCAAGAAGGCCGCGGTTTGAACAGTTCAAGCCATTCTCCGCACGCGCCCTGCGCGATAGCCCGCGCGAGACCTCGCGAGGCAGTCTCCGAACGGTCCGTCATC
This window of the Streptomyces niveus genome carries:
- a CDS encoding WhiB family transcriptional regulator; its protein translation is MTELFEQLLVEDADEELGWQERALCAQTDPESFFPEKGGSTREAKKVCLACEVRSECLEYALANDERFGIWGGLSERERRRLKKAAV